ttaaaCTGGCATAATTGAAAACTCTTTTCTGGAGCTCATGTTATTCTGCGGCCTGAATACAAGGTAATATACCAGCTCAAATCAGTGAAGCTACACACAGTATTGAAACAATTACAGTTGACATTCAGATAGAGTCCAATTAGACAACATATTCTCTAACAATCGTCCTGAGGGGGGTAGCAGTCTGATGAAAATGAAGGAACATGAAGAAATGAGTCCaagctgaaaaaaataaaaaacatgaggAGTCTCCTCTCACCTTTCTAATGATGGTGGCAAAACGGAAGTGGACATTACAGCTACTGTATATCTAGATTAGATGGTCAAACAAAAATGCCTTCAtcttcctctccatctcccCCACATCTCCCTCTCACAAATAAACACTCCTGTTTTCTCCATCCCTCTTCTCCATCAGAATAGTCCAGTTAGTTCCCTACTGCAACTCCTTTCTAATGTACTTAAAACAGGCTACCTCCATTTAAATACAAACCTTAAAGAATGGGACCCCCCTCCCACCCAAAATGACATCCCTGTCTCACAAAGTATAAAAATTGTTGACCCCACCCCAGACCTATTATTACACACATTTCTCAAAAATCTTTGACTCCCccaccccaccacccaaacctaGCCCCCTCGGTTATGGACTGAATATAAACCCTCCCAATTCTTCTCCTTTTCCAATTCCAAATATCTGTTTAAACTGCTGGACATTTCACGTAGATCTCAAATGATGAATTTGATACTGCCAAAGCCATTTGTCAAATGATTAATACGCTTGGATCTACCTGAAATGTTGCTTTGCGAAATCGGGGGGCTGATTTAGAAACGGGTAATACATgttccctccctctttccctccctttgCCCACCCCCTCTTCTCTTCACGCCTCCTCTACCAGAAGTCTCGGCGGTGATACGCGTCTGGATCGCAGTATTTGGTCACCACCACCCTGTTGGCAAACTTCCTTCCGGTCAGCCCCTGCATGGCCTTCTGGGAGTCAAAAACAGACATGAACTCCACAAAGATCTAcaaaagagtgaaaaaaaataaccatTACAATGACGACAGAGGGTATTACATAATGTCATTTTTCATGACATTTAACTTTAGACAAATCACATTTTGGATCAAATCAAACAACAGTTCCTACCTTGCCGGTCCCAGGCACCTCGAGGCCGTCCACAGGTCGAGGTATCTCGATGCTCTTCACTTGGCCGTACTTGCTGCACTCGTCCCTGACGTCCTCCACAATCTCCTCATATTCTTCATCATCCAGCAGCTCCTCTGGGGCCACCATGTTCATCAGACACAGAACCTCAGTGGGCAGCCCACCCATTTGAGTCACTGAGCTGTTCAGACCCGGCACCTGCAGCGTCACTGGGGTCTGATTTATACTTGTCTGCAAGGCCAGACAGAAAGGTTAGAACAGGGTCAATGGCATATTTTACATAACGTATTATAACTAGCTGCAAGACATCTACAATGTCATTCAATGTGGACCTAATAGGCCAAAACAGAGGTGAAAAATAAGTCATGCTTATCATTTTCATATAATAAAGAGGCTGTTCACATAAATGCCAAAACATTTTCTCACTTATATCACTAAAAGTGAGAAATTATGTTCTGGTAAGAGATAGTCTTTGCACTGTAGCTGCTGACTATAAAGCTAGTGGTTACAAGTTTAAAAGCCAGGAACCATGGGTTAAAATTCAATATgcaacacactgaacagacttgGTTTTATAGTATTCAATAGGTGATGTGTATGCAAAATATTTTCTTGGACTACCATTTTTGAAGAAAATATATGCATCTTTAGGTGGAGTCATCCAATATGGGTTAACTTTGAGGGCCCTAGTCTCCTGAATGGTTGGTCATTCTCCTAATCAAACCCTGTGCTAACACACTCTCATATAGGTTAAGTTGTAGGAAAGAAATGTGTTCAAATTGAAAGGAGTGAGGTCAGAAGGTGATTGATTTCTGACAGAATGCCCTGTGCGCAGTTGTTAgcagtgtgtctgagtgtggcAGATACATTTGTCCAGTAGATCTAATCAGCAATGTGTCTTTATCCATTTTAGCAACTCTAAAACAGCAACCAGCCTCCCACAACCCTGCTGTCATCTGTCCAGCCTTTGGAAACTCACCAGAGTGGCGTTCTTGGATCCCACACTGGCTCTCTGCACCAGGAGCTTCTTGTCTCCCAGCTGCATGCCATTCAGTCCAGCAATCGCCTGTGACAACATCACAGTTTTAAATTTTACTTTCAAAAACCCATACAACTTCagtttgtttagtttaaaatgaCAATGTAGTATTTGGACAGTGTCTGTTTGAAATGGTCTGACCATCAAAAAGGGGGAACAATAAATGTCCTAATTTAGGTAGCATATTTTCTGTAGCATTGGTTACCTGGTCATTAAGGTTGACATCAACATATTCACAAAAGGCATATCCTTTAGATAAGCCTGTAGCACTGTCCTTCACCAGGTTGAAGGCCTTCAGGGGGCCAAATGACGTCAAGAGCTCCTTCACCTGAGACACAGGACAAAAGAGTTCAAAAATGTCCAGTTTGGAGACAAAGACATTTTATGCAGAAATACTGACCTGGTCATCGTTCAGGTAGTTGGGCAAGCCGCCAATAAAGAGCTTGTGAGCAGAGTCAGGCACCACTGTGGACACCACACCTGCAAGAGACACCAAGACAACCGTAAGAAACATGACCAGGGAAGCACACAGAGAGCAAGCCCCTGTGACGTATGTATAACTGTTTACTCATGAATTATGCCACAAGTACTTAGGGTTAAAAACCATTAATTGGCTGTGTACCAGGCACATAGACACTGGGGTTCTCGCTCATGCCGGGCAGGGGCTGGTAATCGTGGGGACGACGAATCTTGAGGCTCTGGCCTTGAAAGATGATGCCATCAAAGGCCATTGCCTGTGTTGTTTCGTCTACTGAACGGAactacacagaaacaaaattagAGGTGATTAAATTCTAAACTGCTTCCCAGGTAGAACAAATTACATGTTTATTGGGATACTATTTCACCTCAAGGAAGGCAAAATTCTTATCCTGGTTAATCTGTACTGCAAGGACAGGGTTTCCAGGGGCCTGAGTAAGACCACCCAAACGCATCTGGGCATTGAAGAAGTCCATCATGGACTCCTAgacagaagagagggaggggattAAGGAACAGAGTTATGATGAAATCACAAGGATTAAATAATCCCACTAAGAAACCTAACGTGTTTGTCAAAAGCCAAGTGCTGTCCTGTTCCTTACCTCTGTGATACCAAAGGGGATGTTGCCCACATAGAGCCGGCGGGCCTGCCGGGTCATCTGGCTGCCAACTACCGGTACAGGGGTGGGAGTAACAGCCAGGCCGTCTGGAGTCATGGTGGGTAGGAGGGCTGTGGCTGGGATCTGGCCTGCAGCTAGAGAGCAAAGCGAAAGATAGAAaacattcaacaacaacaaaacaaatgttcaACTCTGAAACTAGGATGCCTATTTAAAACCAAATACGAAAAGAAAATTGGGATGTTACCTTGCATGGCTTTGTACTGCATGGGAGTGATGTGTTCAAAACCAGGAGGAGGGACATCCCAGTACTTCTTCaccttgttcttcttcttctcacgGTGTGGAGAACGGCTGTTGATGAAATAAAATTAGAATAATCAACATGTAACAAATATCTCTCATGTGCTCAGCAGTAAACTACTAGATCAGATTATGGGTCATGTCTTCAACAAATATACAACATCTAGTAACTTTTGGGAAGATTGCATCAATCAAAACTTTGTACACATGATGGTAAAGGGAAAGGGGAACAGAAGAGACAGAAAACCCCATCCAGGCagatatttacacaatgagtcAATAATACAAAGAATCAGAGGCAGGTCATTAAATTGCAGTTGTTGCAATAATGCACAAACCGGCTTTGTGTTAGTTTGCTGTATTACCTTCCAGCATTGTCCTGGGGGAAGCTGGTTGGTGAGCTGAAATGACATTGGAAGGGGTTCACATTTCTCTGAAATTAATCATGACATTCACCAACATTTCCACTTCACAGTACTAGAACCAGCATTTCAATGATCCTCACCAAATACAAAAGCTATCACGAGCCTTGGGCAAATCTGTATATTTCTAAAAGTGCAAAATCCTTTGAAGTTCAGATGACAATCCGGTGAATTCAAGGAGTCTCACAGCCAACATACAGTACGACACCATTTGTGAACAACTAACAATGCAATGAAAGCAGAAATGATATCCTCAAAAATACAAAGCAGCTGCAAAGGGGAGGGGTCAAATTTTACATGTGCTCACACCGAGAGAACCCCAGTAACTTGTTTTAAATTAGCACTGAGAGACAAGGAGCAACAGTCAGGCCTGAGGTCACATTCACAGCCAACAAGTAGTAAAGCGTTGACAAGCTTTACAAATGTCCACCTAAGAACGAATGCATTCAGGCAGTCACTAAGGAGATGTATGTCTTTAAACTATTAAAAATAAACCTTATGCAAACTCATTAACTAATCCATTTGACCAACACCAGATTTTTTTCATATAGatttgtttggcattttattcgataggacagctgaagacaggaaaggggagagggagggaatgacatgcagcaaagggccgcgagTCGGACTCGAACCCCGGGCAGCTgcagtaaggactgagccttagtacaCGGGGCGCACACTCAACCAGGCAGATTCACTGAAAAGCATATTTTTCAGAAGATATTCTCAACACGCCTAATATTctccaaaaataaaataagtatagGTGTTATGTGTTCGAAAGGTTTCCCTGACAACAGACAGAACTGTCGATCGATAGGTGGTTATCATCGGTTTTGGCAGTATGGGAAAACTTGCACCTGTATGAATATGTTCCCACAGCTACAGGCCTACAGTAAACAGATTCTATCAAACAATGCATGTCAGACTCATCATGAGACAATCACACGTACCGCATGGCTGCATTTGTCAATGACATGTAATACGACACCAGACTGAATAATCAAATAATCTAAAATTACAAAGCTATTCTTCTCACAAGAGTTCTATTAATACCATGCTGTGCTATTTTCATGATGGATCTGAAATTCTTCATGAACCATTTATAACTTAATTTTGATATTCTGTGTTAAATTATCATGAatataaaaactttaaaaaaggagGTTGTGGCAGATGTTGCTTTGTGTATTCAAAAGTTTGTCCCATAAGCTTGAGGCAAAATTACTACAATGTCATAAGCACAAAAATAAAGATCATCCAAAAAAGACTGCATGAAAGTCAAtctgtttatttaattatttttggggcattttaggtttatatttttttaggaccgctgaagacatgaaagggtagagagatggggaatgacatgcagcaaagggctgctggtcggccgctgcgtcgaggagcaaacctttatatatgggcgcgcgctctaccaggtgagctaaccaggcaccCCTGTTagtgaaatattaaataaaatttcATAAATTAAAGTGCAGTCAATTTTCAGTGAAGACCGACTAGCTTATTTTAAGTCAGTCTAAATAACAGCTACACTTTAAAGTCACAACTTGCTGTAGACACCTCTCAAGCTTTGTGAATTTGCACTGTTGCCCATAATGGTATCTGCCAATGTTACTGAGACGAGATCAACCCCCCAAATTTTGTATGGGCGATAGAAGCTGGCTTGAAAGGAAAGGACTTAAATTTGTTTGCATTTGCAGCCACCTACAATACAGTAGGAGATTGGTTAGATACCGAGACCAAGTCGAGGATGTGGAGAAGACATGCTgatgtgacaaaaacacatgCATGTGCGCACACTAACCGGGGATTCCAAATGGCACAGATGGGCTGCGATCCAGTTGCGGAATTTAACCTTAAAACTATGATCCATACAGAAAGTCACATGTTATTATAAATCTCAATGCCTTCTCCTCCTAACTCCTGTTAAATCACATTAGACTAACGTATGTAAAGTCAattcttgttcattttgtttgttacGGATCATTGTTCGTTTTTTAAAGTGTATTAATCTATATTTGTGAGATTCTAATAATATTAAACATGCTGTGTTGTACTATAAATGCTCGTGTTGCACACATCTCATCTGAaaacatttctgtcattcaaaaaactctgaattgtagattaaaacttttacagccaacttaataaaatattgtgttttattcAGGCTTGAGTCCATAAATACAGTTCACGGATTTGCACACGGAGCAGAACTGAAGGTTCGGTTAGCGCCGATTAGCTGTTAGCTCCAGTTAACTCCATTATAAAGATAAGCTTGAGCGGAGACTGCCGCGGAGAGGGTGAACAGTCatactctgataaatgacgtttggggtgctttcacagcagcgtggctagggctgggtattgttcagaatctttcgatccggtgccaatttcgatcccgattcctaacgatacttttttcgataccatatgttttaaaatccatttcaacatcaacaaaaatacattaaacacaaagcttttattttccaccttaattgtgaatcaaaacagttatcaaaattaaaaaattctggtaaaactgctcactcagtaacattaataaaagtgccttgccttgcaagctcagcctgtcagtcagtcatcagggcagagaaaccaccgttgtggctgcttgtaagaggaagtgtaacgtcaacagcactgcgaccgctttcggctcgccattaatatcatacgctgtctgcgtgaagttttaaaaaactgtaaccacacttgaaaccaaccgtgactctgtgacttcaacaaaactgcagacagtttactccgtccgcacctctccgtgtgcgtcggtcggagctccgcgtcaatatgcagagaggacagataagcttgcgcttagacgcttttggaaccgaaatttggcaccgaaagataaagaatttttcgatactcataggattggagtaTTTTTTTTGATACCATAAAAgcatcgacgttcggtacccagccctaggcgTGGCTGCGATTTATCAGTGCAGTTAATTCAGAAAGCCACAACACCATAAGCAGCATGCTGCTACTACTAACATGAAGCCTCTGAGCTCAAAGTGAATGTTGACGCTGTGTCATGCAGGCAAAGCCTGACTTCACGAGGGGTGGAGACCGCTGGTCTGTGTGCACTATAAAAATACATTGCTGATTGGGGGAATAAAATTTAATTCGGATTTTATCTACCTGGGCGGTGCGCCCAAGTAGAACCTAtatatgggaaacactgatacAACACTGGGAGTAGAAGCAGAGTGATTTGCTTGCAGATTTTGTTGATTTGGCCATTTTTCATGGATATTTGTTCTTATACTATAAAAATTAAGTAGTCTACATGATTAAATAGTTTCTTCCATTTAGTCCAGTAACGAACAACATGGATCAAAGATTTGTGGCTGTGTTTTAGTTGTTCAAATAGTGTAGTGATATAAATGATCAGGAGTTTGCACAGggtgtttattttgaaaattgacCGAATGCTCTAGCCATTCCACCCTGCCCAGTCTTTGAAACGCCTTGCggctctgtaaaaaaaaaaaaaaaatagacctaGCGGGTATTTTAAGCGAAGCAGAGAAGAATGCCGCTTCTGGAACGCGCTGCGCCGCGGCTGGTGAAATCACAGCATCATCTTGAGTGGGCGTGATCGCGCCAGTGGCCACTGCGCCACCAGAACGCAGCGCAGACACGCCTAGTAGAATTTAGGGGTCAGAGTGATGCAGAAGGTACTCACCTGCGTCTGTGTCTGCGCTCTTTACTGTCCCCACGGCGGTCTCTGCTGCGTCTATCCCTGTCTCTgctcctccttttcctctctctgctaCGGCTGCGGGAGGAAGAACGGCGGTGGTGGCGGTTCTCTTTGTCCCTTTCAGCTGCAGGAATAGAGTGCCTATTAACTTACAGAAGGGTACATAAAAATTGAATATATAGCTAGCCAGTGGAACAATGAAAACAGATACTAATAATTGCCTTAGCATGATACATAACAAAGACTGGTAATACTTGACTTCAGATGGAAATTAGACAGGCAATGAGAAACATCACTGAGTATGAATCTCTCTCACATAACCTTAGTTCATATGGTGATACTAAAATTAGTGCAATGGTAGCAATTTTCTACCAAGATTGGCTAACAGCTTTCATAGTAGTGGTAAGCTGAATAGCTACAAATCAATGCAGTGTATCTGTTTTGTTTAATGTGCATATATGTCACAATGTGCAATTTCGCCAGCACATAGACATTAACCTTGTCTACAACCAAGGAGCAGTGTATTGAGTGCTACATAAATGTAAATCTGGGTTAAGGAGAGCTTCATATTGGATAAGGGTAGTGGCTGTGGTTGGTGGCGTTACAGGTACAACGCCGGCTGAGTGTGAGAAAGTTGAAGGGGCAATAATAGGTAAATAGCAATGGAAATGTTCACTAGACGCAACAGCTGCAAAGAATATATGCTAGCTGCCTCCGTCAGCTGGTAACGTTGAAGGCAGGAGGACTACCATGGTATAGACTGCCCCTACATTAAAGAAACAATGCATCTAATGGTACctttatgtagctagctagctaaacaaACTCGCGGTATTCGGAAACTACAGAAGTCTAACGTTACTTGACTTGAGCCATTATCGGTCCGAGAGAATTGTCTGACGAGCAGCAGTAACACTATATCACATCTCACATGGTTCATGAGAGTGGGCTAATAACTTAGCATAGTGTTCCAGTAAATAGACGTATCCATAGTTAGCTAAAAATGATGGCGGCTCTTACAATCAAAGTGCCACTGCCGTTTTCAATTTGTATGTGCAACTGGTTCATTTACCTTGTTTGTTTTCAGATAGCTGTCTTTCGAATTCGTCGAAGTCCGACATCTCTGTGAGTTGAAGGCTGCTACGCTTTCAGCGACTGCGTTGTTTAGTTGGCCGTGGCTAGCTTAAGCTAGCAACAAAGTGAACAACGCTAAAATCAAGTTCCTCGCCGATGTTACGTTAGCTCAGGTACGTTTGCTTCAACTAGCAGCCTATTCAACAGAACTACCAAAAAACGTTAACCAGCACACACATAAGCGGTGTGGTATTTATTTAAAACGTAACAGACAGAATAATTGAGAAGGAAAGCGTGTTCGCATGGGTTAgcctgctaatgttagcttgtaGCAAAGTCCAGAAGAAAGAGGCCTGCTGCTCCAGACACTGGTGTGGAAGCTTGTTAgctacttagctagctagctagctaggtacaACGAAAGACGAATGAATGAGACTCTTTTCCAAGCCAAATGCAAATTCAACGGAGTCGCTGGTCCACAAGGCGCAGTTGTTTGACTATAGAAGTCAAATATATTCgcttttaaatttttaaaggCTATCTAAACAATAACGATTTCGGTATGCCCGCTTTTTTGCTCCGTCTCACAGGTACCCCGTGACACCGGAAGTTGATGAATGacacttttccggtgagtgAAAAAGACGCTGTGCAGAGCTCATCCTTCAGGGTCAAACCGTTCTCTTGAAACATCCATGGGTCaaacagaagaaaagagaagtCTCCACTTTTGCCCCTCTTCACAGCTACGTTAAGTGTCGTTATCTGCTAATGCTATGTTGGTGGGATCAACGTTTTATTTTGCAGGTCGCCAGTTCAAGTTCTGACAAGTCAATGCAAAGTCTAGACAGGCAAGTTCCAAACTCCcctaaattaaatttaaaaaagtatatatatatatatatatatatatatatttgatataaaaaaattaaataaaataaaagaggaagaagaaaatgaTTAATTGCTGTCCGTCAAATTTATTGAATTTCAAAAACCTGGGTTTatcaaatttacaaaaaaatcacaaactTTTTATGACATGATAGAATTCTGACCACATTGCTTTAACtggaaattacaaaataaagtgctCAAAGGAAAGCCAGATTTTCTTTTATCTAAAAGACCATTTACTGCATTATATAGTTGCCCAGTTTCTGATGCTTAAAagagaataaataaatcatttttgcACACAATGTATGTACTATATATGTAATGGGTGGGattatacatatactgtatatgtgggaTATGCCAATGGCTGAAGGAACACCTTGTCTTAGCCTGTCTTTCCCACAGACAGGGTAAAACATACTACAGAAATTGTTAGCAATTTACTCCCCAATCATAAGCATTTTTCAGTGAATGGTAATGTTGGATATTACAGATAAATAAatctacatttttgtaaaaaatcaAATACTTTAATGACCTGTGTGTCTTACTATACATTTGGTGAGTGATAGGCAACTTTCAGTGAGATACACATTATACTCAACAGATATAAATATGAGACATACAAATGAGAAAAAACggattactgtttttttttaaacactgtacCCTGGAATGGTTTTACAAATTCTTCTTAGCACTTGCACGGCACCGTGCACTGTTTGCTTTTTAGTCATACAAACAATCAGACAGTGGCATAACTTCCACAGATTGAAGTACCTATCTGTTTACTTTTAGGAAAATTTAAGTCAAAAGCCACTGTATTCCACTGTTACCTAATCTGTTTTAATATAAGAGATCTCACAATGTTACTGTACTGGTATAAACACCACACATTAGTGTACAATATAATTAATGTTTGCTGCTTTGAAAATTTTGACTAGATCTCTATTAactatagggctgggtatcgttcaaaggTTTTTGATACCGGTACCGATGCCAATACTGTGACTTGGATACCGATTCAAAAACgttactttttttcgataccaacattttataaaacaaaaagaaattacaacattacacattacagcacaaatcttttctctctgtctctgtgcgtaacagggtttttcctgcatgcctTTACAACGTGTAATGTTAGACAGTAAAtcccagcattattagatcttagtaGAAGcttgctgcatgcttattggttcactgactctgatgagatttactcctaaGGTATTGACATTGGGTACTTCTACTGGAGCATTGGGAAGCTAGTTGCTTTTGCTGATTCTGTAACTCAAACTGtaacatgtttgtgttgtgtagttAATGCCCACAGTTTTTCTCACAGAACCAGAAGTTACACAAAGTTACATATAGCTAGTATAGTAAATGCTCTTTACTCTTTTACAAAAGGTATTGTTGCCACGAATGCATTACAGCAAGAGCCTCAATACCAGAAGCATAAGAAGTGAAACATTTTAGTGCGGATCATTTACAAAAAAGGCTTGGTACAACCCTTAGTGGAACAACAGAGTAATGCAGCAGTATTGCTGTTAAAACTGGGCCCAAGACCAACAGGTGTTGTCTGTCTTTGATTTTAAACTATAAACAAGTGGATCTTGTTGCCAGAAGTAtgttactgtaaaaaaacaaacacattttatagTCAGTTTGTTATATGTCCTACTCTTTAAGAGTTCGCCCCTCATTTAAaccaaaagaaaggaaaaagtaGTGTATTCAGGGAGTGAAAGTGGACCAAAACTGTCTCACACCAGGACATGACATAAATTGCATTAAAGCAAGTGAAAATAGTTGAGGATATAATGACAATGCCAAAAATAttacaacaaagacacacagagaaatataaacatacagtataattcTACAAAATCTATGGAGTGCAGCATAATTTTGTTCAGGAAAGCAaaggtctgtgtgtctctgcgaaCACTGAGGCTGAAACATGAATGAGCTAAGATGATTACACCAGCTAAGTACTGAAGAAAGGCAATCCCCTCTTTAATCCCAATAGTAAAGACACATTCTTGTACACAAATTCTAAATCACACAGACATGCCATTTTTGCTCTTTGAGCAATGAGAACCATGTTTTTTCCCTTTCCGGCTACAGCAGGCACTCCCATATCCTCAATATGGAACAATGGCGAGGAGGATTTGTCAAAGAAACTGACACCCTTTtgataataaaaatgaaattggaAAAGTGTAATTGTTTGAAAAGTAAAGGATCTCTGCCGCAGTTTACATGGCCATAATCGGGACGCTGAGATAGCAAAATAATTCCTCCTGCCTCTTGGCATCTCTCGGAGGTGAGCTGGCCTGCTGCAGCAAAAAATAACTGCCTCTTCTCTCCACACTTAACCACCAACTCCACTGTCTTTCTCTCCTCAGTGTCTAAACCTGTAGGAGATGGGCAGGAGCAGGTTATTTTTCTTCAGGGCCTGCACCCTGCTAAGTGTCTCCTCATCCAGGGCAGTGTAGCAGCGCCGGGCATAGTCCAGTAGCTTCTCCTTGGATGGATCAAACTCGCCCACCTCTGCCACCTTCTCTGGGGCCACTAGTAGCAGTTCAGCAATGGGTGTGGTGGAAGCCACCGTATTGCGGTCCACACCATGGATTTGGAAGGCTTTCGACATGTTTTTCAGACGCTGGTATGTAAGCAGGATCTTCTTGTAGCGAAACAGCACTCCAGCCGCATCTTTCACTGCAGAACAAGAATATACAAGAGAGTTAGCTACAGCAGTCTTATGACAGTCTATGGTTAAGTAGGAACTGAAATGTTGTgaaatttttgaaagttttgttGCAGGATTTTTCTCCTTCCCTTACCTCTCTGTCGCTCTCTAGGGGCTCGGAAGACCCGCCTCCTTTTTAATTGATGTCTGTTGCTGTTAATGGTATCTTGCATTACATCTTCCCCTGATATCATTTCCTCCTCCTCGAGGTAACCGTCCTGTTCCAAGTACTCATCAGATTCTCCCAAGAGTGAAAGTGAATCTGAtgacaacataaaaaaatccCAC
The DNA window shown above is from Perca fluviatilis chromosome 7, GENO_Pfluv_1.0, whole genome shotgun sequence and carries:
- the u2af2a gene encoding U2 small nuclear RNA auxiliary factor 2a isoform X2, with the translated sequence MSDFDEFERQLSENKQVNRHSIPAAERDKENRHHRRSSSRSRSRERKRRSRDRDRRSRDRRGDSKERRHRRSSPTSFPQDNAGSRSPHREKKKNKVKKYWDVPPPGFEHITPMQYKAMQAAGQIPATALLPTMTPDGLAVTPTPVPVVGSQMTRQARRLYVGNIPFGITEESMMDFFNAQMRLGGLTQAPGNPVLAVQINQDKNFAFLEFRSVDETTQAMAFDGIIFQGQSLKIRRPHDYQPLPGMSENPSVYVPGVVSTVVPDSAHKLFIGGLPNYLNDDQVKELLTSFGPLKAFNLVKDSATGLSKGYAFCEYVDVNLNDQAIAGLNGMQLGDKKLLVQRASVGSKNATLTSINQTPVTLQVPGLNSSVTQMGGLPTEVLCLMNMVAPEELLDDEEYEEIVEDVRDECSKYGQVKSIEIPRPVDGLEVPGTGKIFVEFMSVFDSQKAMQGLTGRKFANRVVVTKYCDPDAYHRRDFW